The Brevibacillus brevis genome contains a region encoding:
- the dapA gene encoding 4-hydroxy-tetrahydrodipicolinate synthase — translation MARFGRLVTAMVTPFNEQLQVDYDKTERLIDHLIANGTTGIVLSGTTGESPTLSRTEKLDLFRHVVSYAKGRCHIIAGTGSNDTASSIEFTQAVQSIGVDAVMVVAPYYSKPSQEGLYAHFKALSESTELPVMLYNVPGRSVVNMTAETTLRLAELPNVVCIKEASGNLSQMAQIIEHAPEGFELYSGDDGLTLPILSIGGVGIVSVASHVVGRPMTDMMDAYFAGNYTEAARLHRKLLPIFEGLFAYPSPGPTKVALEKLGVQVGGVRLPLVELNEQEKAFVHSLLV, via the coding sequence GTGGCACGTTTTGGTCGACTGGTTACCGCTATGGTAACGCCTTTTAATGAGCAGCTACAGGTCGATTACGATAAAACAGAGCGACTGATTGACCATTTGATTGCTAATGGCACAACTGGAATTGTACTGAGTGGTACCACGGGTGAATCACCGACTTTATCTCGTACGGAGAAGCTCGATCTTTTCCGTCACGTGGTTTCCTATGCAAAAGGAAGATGCCACATCATTGCGGGAACAGGCAGTAATGATACAGCATCAAGCATCGAGTTCACCCAAGCTGTACAATCCATTGGCGTAGATGCTGTCATGGTCGTTGCTCCTTATTACAGCAAGCCATCACAGGAAGGACTTTACGCACACTTCAAGGCATTGTCGGAATCGACCGAGCTGCCCGTGATGCTGTATAATGTGCCAGGAAGATCCGTAGTCAATATGACTGCCGAAACGACACTTCGTTTGGCGGAACTGCCCAATGTGGTATGCATCAAGGAAGCCTCCGGCAATTTGTCGCAGATGGCGCAAATCATTGAGCATGCCCCGGAAGGCTTTGAGCTGTACAGTGGTGATGATGGCTTAACCTTGCCGATCCTGTCTATCGGTGGGGTGGGCATTGTCAGTGTGGCGAGTCATGTAGTTGGCCGCCCAATGACAGACATGATGGACGCCTATTTTGCCGGTAACTATACGGAGGCAGCAAGACTCCATCGCAAGCTGTTGCCGATTTTTGAAGGCCTCTTTGCCTACCCGAGCCCAGGACCAACCAAGGTCGCCTTAGAAAAGCTCGGGGTTCAAGTTGGCGGCGTTCGACTACCTTTAGTCGAGCTGAACGAACAAGAAAAAGCATTCGTGCATTCTCTGCTTGTTTAA